From one Streptomyces sp. SCSIO 30461 genomic stretch:
- a CDS encoding AAA family ATPase codes for MFHEAQLDERYPLLSKLSQPLKKAERDIVGRERETMQLLASMCRPELCNALLLAEAGAGKTALVQATMLVDPDRLYLEADPARMISEAGDAETMAAMLKGFFDEAERFVKDEAHELVLFIDEFHQIIQLSDAAVEAIKPVLAASGPRGIRIIAATTYEEFHQHISSNQPLVERLQRINLNPPGQETTITILKGMAERYGVADEFYDDHIFRQIYEYTQRYMPASAQPRKSILVLDSMVGWHRLTHRPMDRDLLSDVLMESLNVNVAFRVDGAKIKKHLDTKVFSQDLATHAVARRLQLSVADLNDKGKPMASLLFTGSTGVGKLCVDSTRVPVYSRDGAVAWKRHGDLVPGDFVFGRHGRPIEVLGHFPQGMQDVYQVTLWDGRTLDVGGPHLWTVYTAKQRSNKHAGKDVEPVTLTTLEMLERGVVRTYAGDLREHLKFFIPANEAVEWTERDLGVDPYVLGVLIGNGCLRESQLTLSSATDDADQTVWTVGEWLGSEPKQAGNGYNWHFPAGWAHPNGRGEALHQTKDVLASVPELVGTYSADRRIPEAYKHASVKQRWALVRGLFDTDGTIDGTSGRFNVSYSTVSKGLAEDLQDVLFSLGISNSLKTSRRTKEDRRELVEYSVHVKVGNADKVQFFELPRKREIAARAARETSGRERVKKFDMVGVKSIEKLPEQQSSSCIYVNDEEHLYQAGRFVVTHNTELTKQLARLLFGDDQRHLIRFDMTEYAEDSSFTAFRSELTKRVWDLSHAVLLFDEVEKASALVTRVLLQVLDDGRLNDDNNREVSFLNTYIVLTTNAGSEIYKDIAQYAADDTGSGKHLLEYEKLIRRSISSTTGDNRFPPELLGRIDAIVPFQPLSLPTQQKIVRKKLRQMVQEVFVKHNVRVDVDATVLQYLIEDKGDTDSDAGGARAAVAKLTDEVTTAVATFLNEHPSERRIRIDVVGDLVSDNKNLLSSDAYVEVSAVR; via the coding sequence ATGTTCCACGAGGCACAGCTCGATGAGCGCTACCCACTCCTGTCCAAGCTCTCGCAGCCACTGAAGAAGGCCGAGCGCGACATCGTCGGCCGTGAGCGCGAGACGATGCAGCTACTGGCCTCGATGTGTCGCCCCGAGCTGTGCAATGCGCTTCTGCTGGCCGAAGCCGGAGCGGGCAAGACCGCGTTGGTCCAGGCCACGATGCTCGTGGATCCGGATCGCCTCTATCTTGAAGCGGACCCGGCACGCATGATCTCCGAGGCGGGCGACGCCGAGACCATGGCCGCGATGCTCAAGGGCTTCTTCGACGAGGCTGAGCGCTTCGTCAAGGACGAAGCGCACGAACTGGTCCTTTTCATCGACGAGTTCCACCAGATCATCCAGCTCTCCGACGCCGCGGTCGAGGCGATCAAGCCGGTCCTCGCCGCCTCGGGACCTCGTGGTATCAGGATCATCGCGGCGACGACTTACGAGGAGTTCCACCAGCACATCTCGTCGAACCAGCCGCTTGTCGAGCGCTTGCAGCGCATCAACCTCAACCCGCCGGGCCAGGAGACGACGATTACCATCCTCAAGGGGATGGCCGAGCGCTACGGGGTGGCCGACGAGTTCTACGACGACCACATCTTCCGGCAGATCTACGAGTACACCCAGCGCTACATGCCGGCCAGCGCCCAGCCGCGCAAGTCGATCCTCGTACTCGACTCCATGGTCGGCTGGCATCGCCTGACGCACCGGCCGATGGACCGGGACCTGCTCTCGGACGTGCTCATGGAGTCCCTGAACGTGAACGTCGCATTCCGGGTCGACGGCGCGAAGATCAAGAAGCATCTGGATACGAAGGTGTTCAGCCAGGACCTGGCAACACATGCGGTGGCAAGACGGCTGCAGCTGTCGGTGGCGGACCTCAACGACAAGGGAAAACCGATGGCGAGCCTGCTGTTCACGGGCTCAACGGGCGTCGGCAAGCTCTGCGTCGATTCGACGCGTGTTCCAGTCTATTCGCGGGATGGCGCGGTCGCGTGGAAGCGTCATGGGGATCTGGTTCCCGGGGACTTCGTGTTCGGTCGTCATGGTCGACCGATCGAGGTGCTCGGACACTTCCCGCAGGGCATGCAGGACGTCTACCAGGTCACGCTGTGGGATGGCCGCACACTCGACGTCGGCGGTCCGCACCTGTGGACGGTCTACACGGCTAAGCAGCGCTCCAACAAACACGCTGGCAAGGACGTGGAGCCGGTGACGTTGACGACCCTGGAGATGCTCGAGCGTGGCGTGGTGCGCACGTACGCCGGGGACCTTCGCGAGCACCTCAAGTTCTTCATTCCCGCCAACGAGGCGGTCGAATGGACCGAGCGAGACTTGGGGGTCGACCCTTACGTCCTCGGTGTGCTCATCGGCAATGGGTGCCTTAGGGAGTCGCAGCTGACGCTGTCCTCGGCCACAGACGACGCGGATCAGACCGTGTGGACGGTCGGCGAGTGGCTGGGGTCGGAGCCGAAGCAGGCAGGCAACGGCTACAACTGGCACTTCCCGGCCGGATGGGCGCATCCCAACGGCCGGGGCGAGGCTCTGCATCAGACGAAGGACGTTCTGGCCTCCGTCCCGGAACTCGTGGGCACCTACTCCGCTGACCGCCGCATCCCGGAGGCGTACAAGCACGCCTCGGTCAAGCAGCGCTGGGCGTTGGTGAGGGGCCTGTTCGACACCGATGGGACTATCGACGGCACATCTGGGCGCTTCAACGTGTCGTACTCGACCGTTTCGAAGGGCCTGGCCGAGGATCTGCAGGACGTGCTCTTCTCTCTCGGCATCTCGAACTCTCTGAAGACATCGCGGCGTACCAAGGAGGATCGTCGCGAACTGGTCGAGTACAGCGTCCACGTCAAGGTGGGCAACGCGGACAAGGTGCAGTTCTTCGAGCTCCCGCGCAAACGTGAGATCGCTGCGCGGGCGGCGCGAGAGACGTCGGGTCGCGAGCGCGTGAAGAAGTTCGACATGGTGGGCGTCAAGTCGATCGAGAAGCTGCCGGAGCAGCAGAGCTCGTCGTGCATCTACGTCAACGACGAGGAGCACCTCTACCAGGCTGGTCGGTTCGTGGTCACGCACAACACTGAGCTCACGAAGCAGCTGGCGCGACTGCTGTTCGGTGACGACCAGCGGCACCTGATCCGGTTCGACATGACGGAGTACGCCGAGGACTCGTCGTTCACGGCGTTCCGTTCTGAGCTCACCAAGCGCGTGTGGGACCTCTCCCACGCGGTGCTGCTCTTCGACGAGGTCGAGAAGGCTTCGGCGTTGGTCACGCGCGTACTGCTGCAGGTGCTCGACGACGGCCGGCTCAACGACGACAACAACCGCGAGGTGAGCTTCCTCAACACCTACATCGTGCTGACGACGAACGCCGGCTCGGAGATTTACAAGGACATCGCGCAGTACGCGGCGGACGACACCGGTTCGGGCAAGCATCTGCTGGAGTACGAGAAGCTCATCCGCCGCTCGATCTCCTCGACGACGGGCGACAACCGGTTTCCGCCCGAGCTGCTGGGCCGTATTGACGCGATCGTGCCTTTCCAGCCGCTGTCCCTGCCGACGCAGCAAAAGATCGTGCGGAAGAAGCTGCGCCAGATGGTGCAGGAGGTGTTCGTCAAGCACAACGTGCGGGTCGACGTCGATGCGACGGTCCTGCAGTACCTCATCGAGGACAAGGGTGACACCGACTCTGATGCCGGCGGTGCGCGTGCGGCTGTGGCGAAGCTGACCGACGAGGTCACCACTGCGGTGGCGACCTTCCTCAACGAGCACCCCTCGGAACGACGGATCCGCATCGACGTCGTCGGCGACCTGGTCAGCGACAACAAGAACCTGCTGAGTTCCGACGCCTACGTCGAGGTCAGCGCTGTGCGATGA
- a CDS encoding ATP-grasp domain-containing protein, producing MSHPMLLAIGSGPRPMRGYLLEQTAAHYPLLLINDAPLTWQKPYVIDHEIADLSDPIAVNTAAASLAVRWPIVGVLTWDEFHLMAAARLAHSLGGLPGNTLAAVAAARDKATSRQRFAAAGVPSAASTWVHSLDAAASAAERVGYPVVIKPAAYTGSIGVIRVDTIADLPAAWAIASAGAVHQGPDGDGVLVEEYLHGDEISVESVTHRGVTSAVAVTRKAVGFAPYFLETGHSVSVGDPLLYEVAPVAAAALEALGITHGVSHTELRLTPQGPKVIEVNARHGGDLIGELVRLATGISLPLAAAALACGEIPNLRPTRRRSAAIGMIYPPAEGIVTHRGLRPGSDQHLEHFQWLCDVGDTATLTPSSTTPNNIRAGYAVVSGDSAHDAQQHLADILARAEVKVTSTVPRAA from the coding sequence GTGTCCCATCCCATGCTCCTTGCCATCGGCTCCGGCCCGCGCCCCATGCGCGGCTACCTGCTGGAGCAGACCGCCGCCCACTACCCGCTGCTGCTGATCAACGACGCGCCCCTGACCTGGCAGAAGCCCTACGTCATCGACCACGAGATCGCCGATCTCAGCGACCCGATCGCGGTGAACACCGCCGCCGCCTCCCTCGCCGTGCGATGGCCCATCGTCGGCGTACTGACCTGGGACGAGTTCCACCTGATGGCCGCTGCCCGGCTCGCACACAGCCTCGGCGGACTGCCCGGCAACACCCTCGCGGCCGTCGCCGCCGCCCGGGACAAGGCCACATCCCGCCAGCGCTTCGCCGCCGCCGGAGTACCCTCCGCCGCCTCCACCTGGGTGCACTCCCTGGACGCCGCGGCCTCGGCGGCAGAACGCGTCGGCTACCCGGTCGTCATCAAGCCCGCCGCCTACACCGGCAGCATCGGCGTCATCCGCGTGGACACCATCGCCGATCTGCCCGCAGCCTGGGCCATCGCCTCCGCCGGCGCCGTCCACCAAGGCCCGGACGGAGACGGCGTCCTCGTGGAGGAGTACCTCCACGGAGACGAGATCTCCGTGGAAAGCGTCACCCACCGCGGCGTCACCAGCGCCGTGGCCGTCACCCGCAAAGCGGTCGGCTTCGCCCCCTACTTCCTGGAGACCGGGCACAGCGTCAGCGTCGGCGACCCGCTCCTGTACGAGGTCGCCCCCGTCGCCGCGGCCGCCCTGGAGGCGCTCGGCATCACCCACGGCGTCAGCCACACCGAACTCCGCCTCACTCCACAGGGGCCGAAAGTCATCGAGGTCAACGCCCGCCACGGCGGCGACCTCATCGGCGAACTCGTGCGCCTGGCGACCGGGATCTCCCTGCCCCTGGCCGCCGCCGCCCTCGCCTGCGGCGAAATCCCTAACCTGCGCCCCACCCGGCGGCGCAGCGCCGCCATCGGCATGATCTACCCGCCCGCCGAGGGCATCGTCACCCACCGCGGCCTGCGGCCCGGCAGCGACCAGCATCTGGAGCACTTCCAGTGGCTGTGCGATGTCGGTGACACCGCCACCCTCACCCCCTCCAGCACCACGCCGAACAACATCCGCGCCGGGTACGCGGTCGTCAGCGGCGACAGCGCGCACGACGCCCAGCAGCACCTCGCCGATATCCTCGCCCGCGCCGAGGTGAAGGTCACCTCCACCGTCCCCCGCGCCGCGTGA
- the mobL gene encoding relaxase MobL: MGLKQDIVIVNEFSVPLPGGKGSRGATPGDYVTRYMAREQATESLAPIQRLRTDDFIMRYMARESAVERACISRSAAKHEMRQAQGDGGVAFGYGSVSLSDEQLKAASKDIQHYFDAGHTVLKTVLSFDEEYLRKHRIVDQDFHCEARGDYRGHIDQMKLRMAIMHGLERMSSGTGGFDDLRYVGVIQIDTEHVHCHLAMVDAGRGQVTKTGTQRGKLLDRHKSRLRRGIDAWLDEKQAVAHLSSAVGYERRNVTTFIKRWAHERIRAESLPQFLLACLPADRTLWRAGSNDARMRKANQLVTELVKEQLDRAGSPMPEAMERIVDYANERRAKESLSTEEWQKLVERGRTQIMERAVNGIYQMLRALPESELRVRTPMLEVMGMDYQQMAALAADRQGEDENAEADLLSFGFRLRSYASRLQHHREKAGVYRDLTRQWEQAENAGVAAEDSRPLYDFYRFEENYHRRLMSKYRHFLPFLGDAGQWYEQQQDVATYGQRLLSLMALRADASLQQTKDPEMAENLGRTIYDQPGGRLLTEGNRGRAVLDARIRTMKQSYDQKLDGLRADLASCGLVLRVGPSADDQASTETDAASTDFKIVAGAAYDFDEVKALDLHHLGYDFVTDVAIGPHAHHTFAETTRNRRRLLLAAMDYLDQSGQAEAIPDLPVDDVAAMTRVSQELTPQQTDEESSTLVLRSRIAELRAEREQAERMRRSKASSLDADLAVRVQAQVDQAVITADAGIEFDSQQPTIQTDFRSEQKD, encoded by the coding sequence ATGGGCCTGAAGCAGGACATCGTGATCGTCAATGAGTTCAGCGTGCCACTGCCCGGCGGCAAGGGGTCGCGCGGTGCGACGCCGGGTGACTACGTCACCCGGTACATGGCCCGCGAGCAGGCAACCGAGTCGCTGGCTCCGATCCAGCGCCTGCGCACCGACGACTTCATCATGCGCTACATGGCGCGGGAGTCCGCCGTCGAGCGCGCCTGCATCTCGCGGAGTGCGGCGAAGCATGAGATGCGCCAGGCCCAGGGCGACGGCGGTGTGGCCTTCGGCTACGGCTCAGTCTCACTCTCCGATGAGCAGCTCAAGGCGGCCAGCAAAGACATCCAGCACTACTTCGACGCTGGGCACACCGTGCTCAAGACGGTGCTGTCCTTCGACGAGGAGTACCTGAGGAAGCACCGCATCGTCGATCAGGACTTCCACTGCGAGGCACGCGGCGACTACCGCGGCCACATCGACCAGATGAAGCTGCGCATGGCGATCATGCACGGTCTGGAGCGGATGAGCTCGGGCACCGGCGGCTTCGACGACCTGCGCTACGTCGGGGTCATCCAGATCGACACCGAGCACGTGCACTGCCACCTGGCCATGGTCGACGCCGGCCGGGGCCAGGTGACGAAGACCGGTACGCAGCGCGGCAAGCTCCTGGACCGGCACAAGTCCAGGCTCCGCCGCGGTATTGACGCCTGGCTCGATGAGAAGCAGGCGGTGGCTCATCTCTCCAGCGCCGTCGGCTACGAACGGCGCAACGTCACCACCTTCATCAAGCGGTGGGCTCACGAGCGGATCCGCGCCGAGTCCCTGCCGCAGTTCCTGCTTGCTTGCCTGCCAGCAGACCGAACATTGTGGCGCGCCGGCTCGAATGACGCCCGCATGCGCAAGGCGAACCAACTGGTGACCGAACTGGTGAAGGAGCAACTCGACCGTGCCGGGTCCCCGATGCCGGAGGCGATGGAGCGCATCGTCGACTACGCCAACGAGCGCCGCGCGAAAGAGTCTCTGAGCACGGAGGAATGGCAGAAGCTGGTCGAGCGGGGACGCACGCAGATCATGGAGCGCGCCGTCAACGGCATCTACCAGATGCTGCGGGCCTTGCCGGAATCGGAGCTGCGGGTGCGCACGCCGATGCTCGAAGTCATGGGGATGGACTACCAGCAGATGGCGGCGCTCGCCGCGGACCGGCAGGGCGAAGACGAGAATGCTGAGGCCGACTTGCTCTCCTTCGGCTTCCGGCTGCGCAGCTACGCCTCACGCCTGCAGCATCACCGGGAGAAGGCCGGGGTCTACCGCGACCTCACACGCCAGTGGGAACAGGCCGAGAACGCCGGCGTCGCCGCCGAGGACTCGCGCCCGCTCTACGACTTCTACCGCTTCGAGGAGAACTACCACCGGCGGCTGATGAGCAAGTACCGGCACTTCCTGCCCTTCCTCGGGGACGCCGGCCAGTGGTACGAGCAGCAGCAGGACGTGGCGACCTACGGCCAGCGGCTGCTCTCGCTCATGGCGCTGCGCGCGGATGCCTCCCTGCAGCAGACGAAAGACCCTGAGATGGCTGAGAACCTGGGCCGGACGATCTACGATCAGCCCGGCGGCCGACTTCTGACCGAAGGCAACCGCGGCCGGGCGGTGCTGGATGCGCGCATCCGGACGATGAAGCAGTCCTATGACCAGAAGCTGGACGGCCTGCGGGCTGATCTCGCGTCCTGCGGCCTGGTGCTGCGCGTGGGGCCGAGCGCCGATGACCAAGCGAGTACCGAGACCGACGCGGCCAGCACGGACTTCAAAATCGTCGCCGGTGCCGCGTATGACTTCGACGAGGTCAAGGCTCTGGACCTGCACCACCTGGGCTACGACTTCGTCACCGACGTCGCGATCGGGCCGCACGCACACCATACCTTCGCCGAGACGACCAGGAACCGCCGGCGGCTGCTGCTGGCGGCGATGGACTACCTGGACCAGTCCGGCCAGGCCGAGGCGATTCCCGATCTGCCGGTGGACGATGTCGCGGCGATGACACGGGTCTCCCAGGAGCTGACACCTCAGCAGACGGACGAGGAATCCAGCACCCTTGTGCTGCGCTCCCGAATCGCGGAGCTGCGCGCCGAGCGCGAGCAGGCCGAGCGGATGCGGCGATCCAAGGCTTCGTCACTGGACGCCGACCTCGCCGTGCGGGTCCAGGCCCAGGTCGACCAGGCTGTGATCACAGCGGACGCCGGAATCGAATTCGACTCGCAGCAACCCACTATCCAGACTGACTTTCGGAGCGAACAGAAAGACTAG